From the genome of Streptomyces sp. NBC_01317, one region includes:
- a CDS encoding SpoIIE family protein phosphatase, which produces MDHAGAAAIIDPQGTLTGWSEGARLLTGHTAEEAVGRPARELLAEDAPAAAVAALAGQVVLRHRDGHPLRLALTASPVTDAAGEPLGYLVGATPTGAPESSPAARAFQQASVAMCVFDMDQRFLLANGKACEMLGVPESEVLGRLSSDAVPVDGGGRALRDNLVKVTRTGVSLRYDVDAPAPSDGLDRAWSIDLWPVLDPAGDVSAVAMVAFDRTEQRGLRRRLALLNEAATRIGTTLDVVRTAEELTALVVPRFADFASVDLLDWVLGPGEPSAPTAEGVPLRRAAYTSRLKEAPPPGLKLGATSVHPSFSPTARALAEGRGMLVNAGDPGFVRWMEYNNRRHPAGRALRDRIRSLLVVPLRARGTTLGVAIFSRLAHPDAYTADDMDLAEELASRAAVCVDNARRYTRERSTALTLQQSLLPKASGGQAAVTVAHRYLPSRSAAGIGGDWFDVIPLSGSRVALVVGDVVGHGIQSSATMGRLRTAVRTLADVDLPPDELLTHLDDLVTHLAADEHSAEIAELGATCLYAVYDPVARRLTLASAGHPPPVLVRPGRAGRLVQVATGPPLGIGGLPFESTELLLPEDSVLALYTNGLIEGPDRDLDDATAQLSAALSAPAADLDTLCDTVLREVLPEQPGDDVVLLLARTQVLGTERVATWEIPADPASVATARQAATDQLAAWDLTAVSFITELVVSELVTNAIRYGDPPIRLRLIRDHALICEVSDASSTSPHLRRAHAYDEGGRGLLLVAQLTRRWGSRQTGGGKTIWAEQTLPPD; this is translated from the coding sequence ATGGACCATGCCGGCGCCGCTGCGATCATCGATCCCCAGGGCACCTTGACCGGGTGGAGCGAGGGAGCGCGGCTGCTCACGGGCCACACCGCCGAGGAGGCCGTGGGACGCCCCGCCCGGGAACTGCTCGCCGAGGACGCCCCGGCCGCCGCGGTGGCCGCGCTGGCCGGCCAGGTCGTGCTCCGCCACCGGGACGGTCACCCTCTGCGGCTGGCCCTCACCGCGTCCCCCGTGACGGACGCCGCCGGGGAGCCGCTGGGATACCTTGTCGGGGCCACGCCGACCGGCGCCCCCGAGTCCTCGCCGGCCGCGCGCGCCTTCCAGCAGGCTTCGGTCGCGATGTGTGTGTTCGACATGGACCAGCGGTTCCTCCTGGCGAACGGCAAGGCCTGCGAGATGCTGGGCGTCCCCGAGAGCGAGGTGCTGGGGCGCCTCTCCTCGGACGCCGTGCCGGTCGACGGGGGCGGCAGGGCGCTGCGGGACAACCTCGTCAAGGTCACTCGTACCGGAGTCTCCCTCCGTTACGATGTCGACGCCCCCGCGCCGTCCGACGGCCTGGACCGCGCCTGGAGCATCGACTTGTGGCCGGTCCTGGACCCGGCCGGTGACGTGTCGGCGGTGGCCATGGTGGCGTTCGACCGCACCGAGCAGCGCGGACTGCGCCGTCGGCTGGCCCTGCTGAACGAGGCGGCGACCCGGATCGGCACCACCCTGGACGTGGTCCGCACCGCCGAGGAGCTGACCGCGCTGGTGGTGCCCCGCTTCGCGGACTTCGCCAGCGTCGACCTGCTCGACTGGGTGCTGGGGCCGGGCGAACCGTCGGCCCCGACGGCAGAAGGCGTCCCACTGCGCCGTGCCGCGTACACCTCCCGTCTGAAGGAGGCGCCCCCGCCGGGCCTCAAACTGGGTGCGACAAGCGTCCATCCGTCCTTCTCCCCGACGGCCAGGGCGCTCGCGGAGGGACGGGGGATGCTGGTGAACGCGGGGGATCCGGGCTTCGTACGGTGGATGGAGTACAACAACCGGCGTCATCCGGCCGGGCGCGCCCTCCGCGACAGGATCCGCTCCCTCCTGGTCGTGCCCCTGCGGGCCCGTGGCACGACGCTGGGCGTCGCGATCTTCTCCCGCCTCGCCCACCCGGACGCGTACACCGCCGACGACATGGACCTGGCGGAGGAGCTGGCGAGCCGGGCGGCGGTGTGTGTGGACAACGCCCGCCGCTACACCCGCGAGCGCTCGACCGCGCTGACCCTCCAGCAGAGCCTGCTCCCCAAGGCCTCCGGCGGTCAGGCGGCGGTCACGGTCGCGCACCGCTATCTCCCCTCCCGGTCGGCGGCCGGCATCGGCGGCGACTGGTTCGACGTCATCCCGCTCTCCGGCAGCCGCGTCGCCCTCGTCGTCGGTGACGTCGTGGGCCACGGCATCCAGTCCTCGGCCACCATGGGACGCCTGCGCACCGCCGTACGGACCCTCGCGGACGTCGATCTGCCGCCGGACGAACTGCTCACCCACCTCGACGACCTCGTCACCCACCTGGCCGCCGACGAACACAGCGCCGAGATCGCCGAACTCGGCGCGACGTGCCTGTACGCCGTCTACGACCCCGTCGCCCGCCGTCTGACCCTGGCCTCGGCCGGGCATCCACCACCCGTTCTCGTACGGCCCGGCCGCGCCGGCCGCCTCGTCCAGGTCGCGACGGGGCCGCCCCTCGGCATCGGCGGCCTGCCCTTCGAGTCGACCGAGCTCCTCCTCCCCGAGGACTCGGTCCTCGCCCTGTACACGAACGGGCTCATCGAGGGCCCCGACCGTGACCTCGACGACGCGACCGCCCAGCTGAGCGCGGCGCTGTCGGCCCCCGCCGCCGACCTCGACACCCTCTGCGACACGGTCCTGCGCGAGGTCCTGCCCGAGCAGCCCGGCGACGACGTGGTCCTGCTCCTCGCCAGGACCCAGGTACTCGGCACCGAACGGGTCGCCACCTGGGAGATCCCCGCCGACCCCGCCAGCGTGGCCACCGCCCGCCAGGCCGCGACGGACCAGCTGGCCGCGTGGGACCTGACGGCGGTCTCCTTCATCACCGAACTGGTCGTCAGCGAACTGGTCACCAACGCCATCCGCTACGGCGACCCCCCCATCCGGCTCCGCCTCATCCGGGACCACGCCCTCATCTGCGAGGTGTCCGACGCCAGTTCCACCTCGCCCCACCTGCGGCGCGCCCACGCCTACGACGAGGGTGGGCGCGGGCTGCTGCTCGTCGCGCAGCTGACGCGGCGCTGGGGCAGCCGGCAGACGGGTGGCGGCAAGACCATCTGGGCGGAGCAGACCCTGCCGCCCGACTGA
- a CDS encoding LacI family DNA-binding transcriptional regulator, with product MAQTVGIKDVARRAGVSVGTVSNVLNRPEKVSEPTRVRVRAVIDELGFVRSESARQLRVGTSRILAILVLDMTNPFFVAMARGAERAAREAGLGVMLCNSAGSASEEAEYLSLFAEQRVRGVLLTPADATGRNVREFARQNIPFVHVDRAVPTADGCSVSVDDVTGGALAVRHLLAAGHRSVTYVSGPMDLPQCRDRRTGALAALREAGLPDDALGHLETARLDVASGIDAGARLLGLAVRQTAVFCANDLLALGVLQAMYGAGVNVPGDISIVGYDDIEFAAAAVVPLTSVRQPAERMGRTAAEMLLDETEPDREHHTHRSVVLQPELVVRGSTQPLGR from the coding sequence GTGGCCCAGACCGTAGGTATCAAGGACGTGGCCCGGCGGGCCGGAGTCTCGGTCGGTACGGTGTCGAACGTCCTCAACCGCCCCGAGAAGGTGTCGGAGCCGACGCGTGTACGGGTACGGGCCGTCATCGACGAACTCGGCTTCGTCCGCAGCGAGTCCGCCCGGCAGCTCAGGGTCGGCACCAGCCGGATACTGGCGATTCTGGTGCTCGACATGACCAACCCCTTCTTCGTCGCCATGGCCAGGGGCGCGGAGCGCGCCGCGCGCGAGGCGGGGCTCGGGGTGATGCTCTGCAACAGCGCGGGCAGCGCCTCCGAGGAGGCGGAGTACCTGTCGCTCTTCGCCGAGCAGCGGGTGCGCGGGGTGCTGTTGACACCGGCCGACGCCACCGGGCGCAACGTGCGTGAGTTCGCCCGCCAGAACATCCCCTTCGTGCACGTCGACCGTGCCGTGCCCACGGCGGACGGCTGTTCCGTCTCGGTCGACGACGTGACCGGCGGGGCGCTCGCCGTCCGCCACCTGCTGGCGGCGGGACACCGCTCGGTGACGTACGTCAGCGGACCCATGGACCTCCCGCAGTGCCGGGACCGCCGCACCGGCGCCCTGGCCGCCCTGCGCGAGGCGGGCCTCCCCGACGACGCCCTGGGCCATCTGGAGACGGCCCGGCTCGACGTGGCGTCGGGGATCGACGCGGGGGCGCGGCTGCTGGGGCTCGCCGTGCGGCAGACCGCCGTGTTCTGCGCCAACGACCTGCTGGCGCTGGGGGTGCTCCAGGCGATGTACGGGGCCGGTGTGAACGTCCCCGGTGACATCTCGATCGTGGGATACGACGACATCGAGTTCGCGGCGGCGGCCGTGGTCCCGCTCACCTCCGTACGGCAGCCGGCCGAGCGGATGGGCCGTACGGCGGCGGAGATGCTGCTGGACGAGACCGAACCGGACCGGGAGCACCACACACACCGGTCCGTGGTGCTCCAGCCGGAACTGGTGGTACGCGGCTCGACGCAACCGCTCGGCCGCTGA
- a CDS encoding rhamnulokinase: protein MPVPEPPTFAAVDLGASSGRVMAAQVSDHGAGTLRLQETHRFPNRPVRTGNTLHWDILSLYGGVLDGLRSVGARTPGPLASVGIDSWAVDYGLLDASGALLGNPVHYRDSRTEGEAAKLAAVLPPRDLYGATGLQHLPFNTLYQLTAARGSSALEAAHRLLLIPDLIAYWLTGLAGTELTNASTTQLVDPRTRDWSRRVADAAGIDLTLFAPLREPGDPAGELLPHVLAETGLAGPVPVTAVGSHDTASAVVAVPASGERFAYLATGTWSLAGLELRAPVLTEESRQANFTNELGVDGTVRHLRNIMGLWLLQECLRTWEARGMPQRLDRLLGEAADVPGLRTLVDAGDPAFLAPGDMPRRIADACRRAGAPAPLTPAETTRCVLDSLAYAHRRALDDAQRLSGRTVDTAHLVGGGAHNTLLCQLTADACGLPVVAGPAEAAALGNVLVQARAAGAVRGDLTDLRALLRGTLDLRRYEPSGDRADWEHAARRFLATAPHIPST from the coding sequence GTGCCCGTACCCGAACCGCCCACCTTCGCGGCCGTCGACCTCGGCGCCTCCAGCGGCCGGGTCATGGCCGCCCAGGTCTCCGACCACGGCGCGGGCACCCTGCGCCTCCAGGAGACCCACCGCTTCCCCAACCGCCCGGTGCGGACGGGGAACACACTGCACTGGGACATCCTGTCCCTGTACGGCGGTGTGCTGGACGGGCTCCGGTCCGTCGGCGCGCGGACACCGGGCCCGCTCGCGAGTGTCGGCATCGACTCGTGGGCCGTCGACTACGGGCTCCTCGACGCTTCGGGCGCGCTGCTCGGCAATCCCGTCCACTACCGCGACTCCCGTACGGAAGGTGAGGCGGCGAAGCTCGCGGCCGTACTCCCGCCCCGTGACCTGTACGGAGCCACCGGCCTCCAACACCTGCCGTTCAACACCCTCTACCAACTCACCGCCGCCCGTGGCAGTTCCGCACTCGAAGCCGCGCACCGGCTGCTCCTGATCCCCGACCTCATCGCCTACTGGCTCACCGGCCTGGCCGGCACCGAACTCACCAACGCCTCCACCACCCAGCTCGTCGACCCCCGCACCCGGGACTGGTCCCGCCGGGTCGCCGACGCGGCCGGGATCGACCTGACGCTCTTCGCCCCCCTGCGCGAACCCGGAGACCCGGCCGGGGAGTTGCTGCCCCACGTCCTGGCCGAGACCGGTCTGGCGGGGCCCGTGCCGGTGACCGCCGTCGGCTCGCACGACACGGCCTCCGCCGTCGTCGCCGTCCCCGCGTCCGGCGAACGATTCGCCTATCTCGCCACCGGCACCTGGTCGCTCGCGGGCCTGGAACTGCGCGCCCCGGTGCTCACCGAGGAGAGCCGGCAGGCCAACTTCACCAACGAGTTGGGCGTCGACGGTACGGTGCGCCACCTCCGCAACATCATGGGGTTGTGGCTGCTCCAGGAGTGTCTCCGTACGTGGGAGGCGCGGGGAATGCCGCAACGGTTGGACCGGCTCCTGGGCGAGGCGGCCGACGTGCCCGGCCTGCGCACGCTCGTGGACGCCGGCGACCCGGCCTTCCTCGCCCCCGGTGACATGCCCCGCCGTATCGCCGACGCCTGCCGCCGCGCGGGCGCGCCGGCGCCCCTGACCCCGGCCGAGACCACCCGCTGTGTGCTCGACTCCCTGGCCTACGCCCACCGGCGCGCCCTCGACGACGCCCAGCGGCTCTCGGGCCGTACGGTGGACACGGCGCACCTCGTCGGCGGCGGTGCGCACAACACACTGCTGTGCCAACTCACCGCGGACGCCTGCGGACTGCCCGTCGTCGCGGGCCCGGCGGAGGCCGCCGCCCTCGGCAACGTACTCGTACAGGCCCGTGCCGCCGGTGCCGTACGGGGCGACCTCACCGACCTGCGCGCCCTGCTGCGCGGCACCCTGGATCTGCGCCGGTACGAGCCGTCCGGCGACCGGGCGGACTGGGAGCACGCCGCACGGCGCTTCCTCGCCACGGCGCCGCACATCCCCTCGACATAG
- a CDS encoding bifunctional aldolase/short-chain dehydrogenase, with product MTDQPQLHPVAAELIARSHRLGADPRNTNYAGGNTSAKGSAPDPVTGDAVELMWVKGSGGDLGTLTAGGLAALRVDRLRQLAGAYPGVEREDEMVAAFDHCLYGKGGAAPSIDTAIHGLVGAAHVDHLHPDSGIALACAADGEKLTAACFGDTVVWVPWRRPGFQLGLDIAAVKEANPQAIGCILGGHGITAWGDTSEECENNSLHLIRTAEAFLDAQGTPEPFGPLQEGYGPLHEEARRARAAELAPYLRGLASTDRPQVAHYTATDTVLEFLARAGHPRLAALGTSCPDHFLRTKIRPLVLDLPAATPLEQVKERLTTLHTAYREEYRAYYERHATPDSPPLRGADPAIVLVPGVGMFSFGKDKQTARVAGEFYVNAINVMRGAESVSSYTPIEESEKFRIEYWELEEAKLRRMPPPKPLATRVALVTGAGSGIGRAIAHRLVAEGACVVVADIDAEGAVTVAEELGGADKAVAVTVDVTDEEQIKAAFAAAALAFGGVDLVVNNAGISLSKPLLETTAGDWDIQHTVMARGSFLVSREAARMMTDQGLGGDIVYITSKNAVFAGPNNIAYSATKADQAHQVRLLAAELGGLGIRVNGVNPDGVVRGSGIFAGGWGAQRAAVYGVEEDKLGEFYAQRTLLKREVLPEHVANAVFALTGGDLSHTTGLHIPVDAGVAAAFLR from the coding sequence ATGACCGACCAGCCTCAACTTCACCCCGTGGCAGCCGAGTTGATCGCCCGCTCGCACCGGCTCGGTGCGGACCCCAGGAACACCAACTACGCGGGCGGCAACACCTCGGCCAAGGGCTCCGCCCCCGATCCCGTGACGGGCGACGCCGTCGAGCTGATGTGGGTCAAGGGGTCCGGCGGCGACCTGGGCACCCTCACCGCCGGGGGACTCGCCGCGCTGCGGGTCGACCGCCTGCGCCAACTGGCCGGCGCCTACCCGGGGGTGGAGCGCGAGGACGAGATGGTCGCCGCCTTCGACCACTGCCTGTACGGCAAGGGCGGGGCCGCCCCGTCCATCGACACCGCGATACACGGACTGGTCGGCGCCGCACACGTGGACCACCTCCACCCGGACTCCGGGATCGCCCTCGCCTGCGCGGCCGACGGCGAGAAGCTGACCGCAGCGTGTTTCGGCGACACCGTCGTCTGGGTCCCCTGGCGGCGCCCCGGCTTCCAGCTCGGCCTCGACATCGCCGCGGTCAAGGAGGCCAACCCGCAGGCGATCGGCTGCATCCTCGGCGGCCACGGCATCACGGCCTGGGGCGACACCTCGGAGGAGTGCGAGAACAACTCCCTCCACCTCATCCGTACCGCCGAGGCCTTCCTCGACGCGCAGGGCACGCCCGAGCCCTTCGGACCCCTACAGGAGGGATACGGGCCGCTGCATGAGGAGGCGCGGCGCGCGCGGGCGGCGGAACTCGCCCCGTACCTGCGCGGACTGGCCTCCACCGACCGGCCGCAGGTCGCCCACTACACGGCCACGGACACCGTCCTCGAATTCCTCGCCCGCGCCGGACACCCTCGGCTCGCGGCCCTGGGCACCTCCTGCCCGGACCACTTCCTGCGGACCAAGATCCGCCCGCTCGTCCTCGACCTCCCCGCCGCGACACCGCTGGAACAGGTCAAGGAGCGGCTGACCACCCTGCACACCGCCTACCGCGAGGAGTACCGGGCGTACTACGAACGGCACGCCACCCCGGACTCGCCGCCCCTGCGCGGCGCCGACCCGGCGATCGTCCTGGTGCCCGGCGTCGGCATGTTCTCCTTCGGGAAGGACAAGCAGACCGCCCGGGTCGCCGGGGAGTTCTACGTCAACGCCATCAACGTGATGCGCGGCGCCGAGTCCGTGTCCTCGTACACGCCCATCGAGGAGTCCGAGAAGTTCCGCATCGAATACTGGGAGTTGGAGGAGGCCAAGCTGCGCCGGATGCCCCCGCCGAAGCCGCTGGCCACCCGGGTCGCCCTGGTCACCGGCGCGGGGTCGGGGATCGGCCGGGCCATCGCCCACCGGCTGGTCGCGGAAGGGGCCTGTGTGGTGGTCGCCGACATCGACGCGGAGGGCGCCGTCACGGTCGCGGAGGAGTTGGGCGGCGCCGACAAGGCCGTCGCCGTCACGGTCGACGTCACCGACGAGGAGCAGATCAAGGCGGCCTTCGCCGCCGCCGCGCTCGCCTTCGGCGGAGTGGACCTGGTCGTCAACAACGCCGGCATCTCCCTCTCCAAACCACTGCTGGAGACCACCGCCGGGGACTGGGACATCCAGCACACCGTCATGGCCCGCGGCTCCTTCCTCGTCTCCCGCGAGGCAGCGCGGATGATGACGGACCAGGGTCTCGGCGGTGACATCGTCTACATCACCTCCAAGAACGCGGTGTTCGCGGGACCCAACAACATCGCCTACTCCGCGACCAAGGCCGACCAGGCCCACCAGGTCCGGCTGCTCGCCGCCGAACTGGGCGGTCTTGGCATCCGCGTCAACGGCGTCAACCCCGACGGGGTCGTGCGCGGTTCCGGCATCTTCGCGGGCGGCTGGGGCGCCCAACGCGCCGCGGTCTACGGCGTGGAGGAGGACAAGCTCGGCGAGTTCTACGCCCAGCGCACACTGCTCAAACGCGAAGTCCTGCCCGAGCACGTGGCCAACGCGGTCTTCGCCCTGACCGGCGGCGACCTGAGCCACACCACGGGGCTGCACATCCCGGTCGACGCCGGGGTCGCGGCGGCCTTCCTGCGCTGA
- the rhaI gene encoding L-rhamnose isomerase — protein MTGRSAVSAAKAALKSQAVETPSWAFGNSGTRFKVFAQKGVPRTPREKLADAARVHAHTGVAPTVALHIPWDRVDDYVALGAHARDLGVRIGVINSNVFQDDDYKLGSVTHPDPAVRRKALAHLLECVDVMDATGSRDLKLWFSDGTNYPGQDDISARQGRLAEALAAVYERLGGHQRMLLEYKLFEPSFYTMDVPDWGTAYAHCLRLGPRAQVVVDTGHHAPGTNIEFIVAVLLREKKLGGFDFNSRFYADDDLMAGAADPFQLFRIMYEVIRGGGFTPDTAFMLDQCHNIEEKIPAVIRSVMNVQEATAKALLVDAEALAAAQRAGDVLAANAVVMDAFNTDVRPLVAEVRAELGADADPVAAYHASGYGEKIVAERVGGTAAGWGA, from the coding sequence ATGACGGGTCGATCCGCCGTGTCCGCCGCGAAGGCGGCGTTGAAGTCGCAGGCCGTCGAGACGCCGTCCTGGGCTTTCGGGAACTCCGGCACGCGGTTCAAGGTGTTCGCGCAGAAGGGGGTGCCGCGTACGCCGCGGGAGAAGCTCGCGGACGCCGCCCGGGTGCACGCGCACACGGGCGTGGCCCCGACGGTGGCGCTGCACATCCCGTGGGACCGGGTGGACGACTACGTGGCGCTCGGCGCGCACGCGCGGGACCTGGGCGTCCGGATCGGCGTGATCAACTCGAACGTCTTCCAGGACGACGACTACAAGCTGGGATCCGTCACCCACCCGGACCCGGCGGTGCGCCGCAAGGCGCTGGCGCACCTGCTGGAGTGCGTGGACGTCATGGACGCCACCGGCTCGCGCGACCTCAAGCTCTGGTTCTCCGACGGCACCAACTACCCGGGCCAGGACGACATCTCGGCGCGCCAAGGGCGCCTCGCCGAGGCCCTGGCGGCGGTGTACGAACGGCTCGGCGGCCACCAGCGGATGCTGCTGGAGTACAAGCTGTTCGAGCCCTCCTTCTACACGATGGACGTCCCCGACTGGGGCACCGCGTACGCCCACTGCCTGCGGCTGGGGCCCCGGGCGCAGGTGGTGGTCGACACCGGTCACCACGCGCCGGGCACCAACATCGAGTTCATCGTCGCCGTCCTCCTGCGGGAGAAGAAGCTCGGCGGCTTCGACTTCAACTCCCGCTTCTACGCGGACGACGACCTGATGGCCGGGGCGGCCGACCCCTTCCAGCTGTTCCGGATCATGTACGAGGTCATCCGCGGCGGCGGATTCACCCCGGACACGGCGTTCATGCTCGACCAGTGCCACAACATCGAGGAGAAGATCCCGGCGGTCATCCGCTCGGTGATGAACGTTCAGGAAGCCACCGCCAAGGCGCTGTTGGTGGACGCGGAGGCCCTGGCGGCGGCCCAGCGCGCCGGTGACGTCCTGGCCGCGAACGCCGTGGTCATGGACGCCTTCAACACCGACGTACGGCCGCTGGTGGCCGAGGTACGCGCGGAACTGGGCGCGGACGCCGACCCGGTGGCCGCCTACCACGCGTCCGGGTACGGAGAGAAGATCGTCGCCGAGCGGGTCGGCGGCACGGCGGCCGGCTGGGGCGCCTGA
- a CDS encoding sugar ABC transporter ATP-binding protein: MNEPAKGPVPGPVPVLALRDVSTSFGAVRALQDVSLQLYAGEAHALAGENGAGKSTLIKTLTGVHRPHHGTVLLDGEPVTFRGPADARDAGIAVIYQEPTLFPDLSIAENIFMGRQPKRSLSRIDRKAVRESTAALMRRLDVDLDPGRPARGLSLADQQIVEIAKALSFDARVLVMDEPTAALTGTETARLFAVVRTLLRDGAAVLFVSHRLEEMFELCGRVTILRDGRRISSAPLAGLSEEDLVRSMVGRDLGDLYPERAAEVGEVALSVRRLTREGVFRDISFDVRRGEIVALAGLAGAGRSEVAQAVFGVDRADAGRVEVNGVALRPGSPTAAMDAGLALVPEDRRQRGLVMEMSVERNIGLTGLGDLGRGGLVRRALERGRATDWAVRLQLTYHRLTDSAAVLSGGNQQKVVLAKWLATRPSVLIVDEPTRGIDVGTKAEVHRLLSSLAGEGLAVLMISSDLPEVLGMADRVLVLHEGRLAAEIPRAEATEERVMAAATGRAWKAAA; this comes from the coding sequence ATGAACGAGCCCGCCAAGGGCCCCGTCCCCGGCCCCGTCCCCGTGCTGGCGCTCAGGGATGTCAGCACGTCCTTCGGTGCCGTACGGGCCTTGCAGGACGTGTCCTTGCAGCTGTACGCCGGTGAGGCGCACGCGCTCGCCGGTGAGAACGGCGCGGGCAAGTCCACCCTCATCAAGACACTCACCGGGGTGCACCGCCCCCACCACGGCACGGTGCTCCTCGACGGCGAGCCGGTGACGTTCCGCGGTCCCGCCGACGCCCGGGACGCCGGGATCGCCGTCATCTACCAGGAACCCACGCTGTTCCCGGACCTGTCGATCGCCGAGAACATCTTCATGGGCCGTCAGCCGAAGCGGTCGCTGTCCCGGATCGACCGCAAGGCCGTACGGGAGTCGACGGCAGCCCTGATGCGGCGGCTCGACGTGGACCTCGACCCCGGCCGGCCGGCCCGCGGGCTGTCCCTCGCCGACCAGCAGATCGTGGAGATCGCCAAGGCGCTCTCCTTCGACGCGCGGGTGCTCGTCATGGACGAGCCCACGGCGGCCCTCACCGGCACCGAAACCGCGCGCCTGTTCGCGGTCGTACGGACCCTGCTGCGCGACGGGGCCGCGGTGCTGTTCGTCTCGCACCGGCTGGAGGAGATGTTCGAGCTGTGCGGGCGGGTCACCATCCTGCGCGACGGCCGCCGGATCTCCTCGGCGCCGCTCGCCGGCCTCAGCGAGGAGGACCTGGTCAGGAGCATGGTCGGCCGGGATCTGGGTGACCTCTATCCCGAGCGGGCGGCAGAGGTGGGCGAGGTCGCCCTGTCGGTGCGCCGGCTCACGCGGGAGGGGGTGTTCCGGGACATCTCGTTCGACGTCCGGCGCGGCGAGATCGTGGCCCTGGCCGGCCTGGCCGGCGCGGGACGCAGCGAGGTGGCCCAAGCCGTCTTCGGGGTGGACCGGGCCGACGCGGGCCGGGTCGAGGTCAACGGCGTCGCCCTCAGGCCCGGATCACCGACCGCCGCCATGGACGCCGGACTGGCCCTCGTCCCCGAGGACCGGCGGCAGCGCGGACTGGTCATGGAGATGTCCGTCGAACGCAACATCGGCCTCACCGGACTCGGCGACCTCGGCAGGGGAGGCCTGGTGCGCCGGGCCCTCGAACGCGGCCGGGCCACCGACTGGGCCGTACGCCTCCAGCTCACGTACCACCGGCTCACGGACTCCGCCGCCGTCCTGTCCGGCGGCAACCAGCAGAAGGTCGTGCTCGCCAAATGGCTCGCCACACGCCCTTCGGTACTGATCGTGGACGAGCCGACCCGGGGCATCGACGTCGGTACGAAGGCCGAGGTGCACCGGCTGCTCTCCTCCCTCGCGGGCGAAGGGCTCGCGGTCCTGATGATCTCGTCCGACCTCCCCGAGGTCTTGGGCATGGCCGACCGGGTGCTCGTCCTGCACGAGGGGCGGCTCGCCGCCGAGATCCCCCGCGCGGAGGCCACCGAGGAACGGGTGATGGCGGCGGCGACCGGGCGCGCCTGGAAGGCGGCGGCATGA
- a CDS encoding ABC transporter permease, with translation MTTLTGGPTTTRPADSSARSLADAVFRAREISIAGALALLILGTWLANPRFLDSQGVKDLLLNASILVLLAVGQSVVVLTRNIDLSVGSVVGLSAFACGTFVSGTDHGVLVVMLLGSAIGMVCGLVSGALVSFGRVPALVVTLGMLYIIQGLDYWWAQGDQISATDVPRPVLDLGSGSVLGVPYLPLITVVLLAGTAYFLRSYRSGRELYAIGSSPEAARLAGVPVRRRILAAYAFSGAVAGFAGALWLARFGTVVADDAHGWELTVVSAAVVGGVAITGGVGTVWGAALGALLLTTIGSALVVLKVDAFWQGAITGALLLAAISVDRIVNLRMTAALRKRSARHGHGA, from the coding sequence ATGACCACCCTGACCGGCGGACCCACCACGACCCGCCCGGCGGACAGCTCCGCCCGCTCCTTGGCCGACGCTGTCTTCCGGGCCAGGGAGATCAGCATCGCCGGGGCCCTGGCCCTGCTGATCCTCGGTACGTGGCTCGCCAACCCGCGCTTCCTCGACAGCCAGGGGGTCAAGGACCTCCTCCTCAACGCCTCGATCCTGGTCCTGCTCGCCGTCGGCCAGTCGGTGGTGGTCCTCACCCGCAACATCGACCTGTCGGTCGGCTCCGTCGTGGGGCTCTCCGCCTTCGCGTGCGGCACGTTCGTCTCCGGCACCGACCACGGTGTGCTGGTGGTCATGCTGCTGGGGAGCGCCATCGGCATGGTCTGCGGACTGGTCAGCGGCGCGCTCGTCAGCTTCGGCCGGGTCCCCGCGCTCGTGGTGACGCTCGGAATGCTCTACATCATCCAGGGGCTCGACTACTGGTGGGCGCAGGGCGACCAGATCAGCGCCACCGACGTGCCGCGGCCGGTCCTCGACCTGGGCAGCGGCAGCGTCCTCGGCGTGCCGTACCTGCCGCTGATCACCGTGGTGCTGCTCGCGGGCACGGCGTACTTCCTGCGGAGCTACCGCTCGGGCCGGGAGCTGTACGCCATCGGCTCCAGCCCCGAGGCCGCCCGCCTCGCGGGGGTGCCGGTCCGGCGGCGGATCCTCGCCGCGTACGCCTTCTCCGGGGCGGTGGCGGGCTTCGCCGGCGCCCTCTGGCTGGCCCGCTTCGGCACGGTTGTCGCGGACGACGCGCACGGGTGGGAGCTGACCGTGGTCAGCGCGGCCGTCGTCGGCGGGGTCGCCATCACCGGCGGGGTCGGCACGGTGTGGGGCGCCGCGCTCGGCGCGCTGCTCCTCACCACCATCGGGAGCGCCCTGGTCGTGCTGAAGGTCGACGCGTTCTGGCAGGGGGCCATCACCGGCGCGCTGCTGCTCGCCGCGATCAGTGTGGACCGGATCGTGAACCTGCGGATGACCGCCGCACTGAGGAAGAGGAGCGCCCGCCATGGCCATGGCGCCTGA